A DNA window from Ranitomeya imitator isolate aRanImi1 chromosome 2, aRanImi1.pri, whole genome shotgun sequence contains the following coding sequences:
- the LOC138663849 gene encoding oocyte zinc finger protein XlCOF8.4-like has product MWCAALQVEITTISDPPSRELLYRRIFLIHLSRMDGDRNKMARILHLTLEILFRLTGEDYTVVKKTSSERYQDFVSEGWGRPLSPITGPSSYPLEHEDINVQKILELTYKMIELLTGEVPIRFQDVTIYFSMEEWEYLEEHKDLYKDLMMEVPQTLTSPVRSRTTPERFPHPLLPQDCKQEDPNVPQDHQGEDLTHINTIERGDEWCKEEIPTYDYPDDCTRRSEEQLASSIFKSDDLNINQDEIDIYATIPDIPSSFHSKDLSTDPFKQDLSSDSSQTIKKNKSHRKGVKYYSALIANKQFPSLVYEKSFSLKKSFVTHPKIQMEEKRFSSSECGKYFNQKLERVRKKRVCAEEKSYTCSECGKCFEYKSRLVKHQRTHTGEKPFSCSECEKCFADKSTLIAHRRTHTGEKPFSCSECDKCFTVKSTLITHRRTHTGEKPFSCSECEKCFAVQSTFLRHQRSHTGNKPFSCSECGKYFTNKRNFTKHQISNKGKRHYHA; this is encoded by the exons AttactacaatatcggatcctcccaGCAGAGAACTTTTATATAGAAGAATTTTCCTAATTCATCTGTCAAGGATGGATGGGGACAGGAACAAGATGGCGAGGattttacacctcaccctagagatcctcttccggcttactggagag gattacacagtagtgaagaagacctctagtgagcgctatcAGGActttgtgtctgagggatggggaaggcccctgagcccaatcacagggccatCATCTTATCCTCTGGAACATGAGGATATCAAtgtccagaagatcctagaactcacctacaagatgattgagctgctgactggagag gttcctataaggtttcaggatgtcaccatctatttctccatggaggagtgggagtatttagaagaacacaaagatctgtacaaggatctaatgatggaggttccccagaccctcacatcaccag TTCGAtccaggacaacaccagagagatttccccatcctcttcttccacaggactgtaaacaagaagatcccaatgttcctcaggatcatcag ggtgaagatctgacccatattaatactatagagaggggtgatgagtggtgtaaagaggagattcctacatacgactacccag ATGACTGCACCAGGAGATCAGAGGAACAATTGGCATCTTCAATATTTAAATCGGATGACCTTAATATCAATCAAGATGAAATTGACATCTATGCCACTATTCCAGATATTCCATCATcctttcacagcaaagatctatcaaCTGATCCTTTTAAACAGGACCTATCTTCTGATTCATCACAGACTATTAAGAAAAATAAAAGTCACAGAAAAGGTGTTAAATATTATAGTGCTCTGATAGCAAACAAGCAATTTCCAAGTTTAGTGTATGAAAAAAGTTTTTCTCTCAAAAAGTCTTTTGTTACACATCCAAAAATTCAAATGGAGGAGAAAAGATTTTCttcttcagaatgtgggaaatattttaaccagaaattaGAGCGTGTTAGAAAAAAAAGAGTTTGTGCAGAGGAGAAGTCCtatacatgttcagaatgtgggaaatgttttgaatATAAATCgcgtcttgttaaacatcagagaactcacacaggggagaagccattttcatgttcagaatgtgagaaatgttttgcagataaatcaaCTCTTATTGCACAtaggagaactcacacaggggagaagccattttcatgttcggaatgtgataAATGTTTTACAGTTAAATCAACTCTTATTACACAtaggagaactcacacaggggagaagccattttcatgttcagaatgtgagaaatgttttgcagTTCAATCAACTTTTCttagacatcagagaagtcacacaggaaataagccattttcatgttcagaatgtgggaaatattttacgaaCAAAAGGAATTTTACTAAACATCAAATATCTAACAAGGGAAAAAGGCATTATCATGCCTAG